From Nicotiana tabacum cultivar K326 chromosome 15, ASM71507v2, whole genome shotgun sequence, the proteins below share one genomic window:
- the LOC107808517 gene encoding uncharacterized protein LOC107808517 isoform X1, which yields MDEKEASASAPYLNPVLSSECEECKSNSWKYKCPACSIRTCSLPCVKSHKERTGCTGKRSLTDVVPLSQFNDNILLSDYNMLEDVKRVAESAKRMRQKLCGYSHFRLPLHLKNLLRAGLNRKTKLLFVSSGMSRREKNQTYYNKRKKFISWTIEWRFHLTDIVLIDHGVHEDTSLCSVIENHLKPGPWNHPLRQFCEEPLDSLKLFICKNPKGAQSPFYQLDIKAPLREQLASKVILEYPVIYVFLPSHSCDFEVIKDSVPLRVEQNELYCDSRSPKGVMFKEEDIEDGGSLDPHVSDLLNYTNLNVASKSAANKKETNKLVASRGARSFVNEHFNEDDQDICNDTYSDLDLVHSFMKEKDLGVKEDCSYLCDVLPVEGELEEGEIAFKSSTEKRETNKSVLSEGQSAKSFKDLGEKQDCTYLSNVLLVDEELEEGEIA from the exons ATGGACGAGAAAGAGGCATCTGCTTCAGCGCCTTACCTTAACCCCGTACTATCAAGTGAATGCGAAGAGTGCAAGTCAAATTCATGGAAATACAAATGCCCTGCTTGCTCTATACGCACTTGTAGCCTTCCTTGTGTCAAATCCCACAAGGAAAGAACTGGCTGTACTGGAAAAAGATCGCTCACTGATGTCGTCCCTTTGTCCCAATTCAACGATAACATCCTTTTATCAG ATTATAACATGCTTGAGGATGTTAAGAGAGTTGCTGAATCAGCTAAAAGAATGAGACAGAAGCTATGTGGCTACTCTCATTTTAGGCTTCCTTTACATCTGAAGAATCTTCTGCGAGCTGGTTTGAATCGTAAGACCAAATTACTCTTTGTATCAAGCGGAATGTcgagaagagagaaaaatcaaacttattACAATAAAAG GAAAAAGTTCATATCTTGGACAATTGAATGGCGTTTTCACTTGACAGATATTGTGTTGATTGATCATGG AGTACATGAAGACACAAGCCTCTGCTCCGTGATTGAGAATCATTTGAAACCAGGCCCTTGGAATCATCCATTGAGGCAATTTTGTGAAGAGCCACTGGATTCTCTTAAACTTTTCATCTGCAAAAATCCTAAG GGCGCACAATCACCTTTTTATCAGTTGGATATAAAGGCTCCGCTGCGTGAACAACTAGCCAGTAAGGTTATCCTAGAGTACCCTGTCATTTATGTTTTCCTGCCGTCACACAGCTGTGATTTTGAAGTAATCAAAGATTCTGTCCCTCTAAGAGTGGAGCAAAATGAGCTCTATTGTGATAGCCGAAGTCCCAAGGGAGTGATGTTCAAGGAGGAGGATATAGAAGATGGTGGATCTTTAGACCCACACGTTTCAGATCTCTTGAATTATACCAACTTAAATGTTGCATCCAAGTCAGCTGCCAATAAAAAGGAGACCAACAAATTGGTAGCGAGCAGAGGTGCCAGATCATTTGTAAATGAACATTTTAATGAAGATGACCAAGATATATGTAATGATACATACTCAGATCTTGATCTGGTTCATTCATTTATGAAAGAAAAGGATCTGGGGGTAAAAGAGGACTGTTCATACTTGTGTGATGTTTTACCTGTGGAAGGAGAATTGGAGGAAGGAGAGATAGCATTCAAGTCATCTACGGAAAAAAGGGAGACTAACAAATCTGTATTATCAGAAGGCCAAAGTGCCAAATCATTT AAGGATCTGGGGGAAAAACAGGACTGTACATATTTGAGTAACGTTTTACTCGTGGATGAAGAATTGGAGGAAGGAGAGATAGCTTGA
- the LOC107808517 gene encoding uncharacterized protein LOC107808517 isoform X2: MDEKEASASAPYLNPVLSSECEECKSNSWKYKCPACSIRTCSLPCVKSHKERTGCTGKRSLTDVVPLSQFNDNILLSDYNMLEDVKRVAESAKRMRQKLCGYSHFRLPLHLKNLLRAGLNRKTKLLFVSSGMSRREKNQTYYNKRKKFISWTIEWRFHLTDIVLIDHGVHEDTSLCSVIENHLKPGPWNHPLRQFCEEPLDSLKLFICKNPKGAQSPFYQLDIKAPLREQLASKVILEYPVIYVFLPSHSCDFEVIKDSVPLRVEQNELYCDSRSPKGVMFKEEDIEDGGSLDPHVSDLLNYTNLNVASKSAANKKETNKLVASRGARSFVNEHFNEDDQDICNDTYSDLDLVHSFMKEKDLGVKEDCSYLCDVLPVEGELEEGEIAFKSSTEKRETNKSVLSEGQSAKSFDLGEKQDCTYLSNVLLVDEELEEGEIA; the protein is encoded by the exons ATGGACGAGAAAGAGGCATCTGCTTCAGCGCCTTACCTTAACCCCGTACTATCAAGTGAATGCGAAGAGTGCAAGTCAAATTCATGGAAATACAAATGCCCTGCTTGCTCTATACGCACTTGTAGCCTTCCTTGTGTCAAATCCCACAAGGAAAGAACTGGCTGTACTGGAAAAAGATCGCTCACTGATGTCGTCCCTTTGTCCCAATTCAACGATAACATCCTTTTATCAG ATTATAACATGCTTGAGGATGTTAAGAGAGTTGCTGAATCAGCTAAAAGAATGAGACAGAAGCTATGTGGCTACTCTCATTTTAGGCTTCCTTTACATCTGAAGAATCTTCTGCGAGCTGGTTTGAATCGTAAGACCAAATTACTCTTTGTATCAAGCGGAATGTcgagaagagagaaaaatcaaacttattACAATAAAAG GAAAAAGTTCATATCTTGGACAATTGAATGGCGTTTTCACTTGACAGATATTGTGTTGATTGATCATGG AGTACATGAAGACACAAGCCTCTGCTCCGTGATTGAGAATCATTTGAAACCAGGCCCTTGGAATCATCCATTGAGGCAATTTTGTGAAGAGCCACTGGATTCTCTTAAACTTTTCATCTGCAAAAATCCTAAG GGCGCACAATCACCTTTTTATCAGTTGGATATAAAGGCTCCGCTGCGTGAACAACTAGCCAGTAAGGTTATCCTAGAGTACCCTGTCATTTATGTTTTCCTGCCGTCACACAGCTGTGATTTTGAAGTAATCAAAGATTCTGTCCCTCTAAGAGTGGAGCAAAATGAGCTCTATTGTGATAGCCGAAGTCCCAAGGGAGTGATGTTCAAGGAGGAGGATATAGAAGATGGTGGATCTTTAGACCCACACGTTTCAGATCTCTTGAATTATACCAACTTAAATGTTGCATCCAAGTCAGCTGCCAATAAAAAGGAGACCAACAAATTGGTAGCGAGCAGAGGTGCCAGATCATTTGTAAATGAACATTTTAATGAAGATGACCAAGATATATGTAATGATACATACTCAGATCTTGATCTGGTTCATTCATTTATGAAAGAAAAGGATCTGGGGGTAAAAGAGGACTGTTCATACTTGTGTGATGTTTTACCTGTGGAAGGAGAATTGGAGGAAGGAGAGATAGCATTCAAGTCATCTACGGAAAAAAGGGAGACTAACAAATCTGTATTATCAGAAGGCCAAAGTGCCAAATCATTT GATCTGGGGGAAAAACAGGACTGTACATATTTGAGTAACGTTTTACTCGTGGATGAAGAATTGGAGGAAGGAGAGATAGCTTGA